A single region of the Opitutus sp. genome encodes:
- the atpG gene encoding ATP synthase F1 subunit gamma — MASTRDIRRRIKSVKNTRQITKAMELVAASKMKKAQQAALAGRPYIQVMSEMLAALSSRVTELKHPFLDEREVKTRGILLVTSDKGLCGPLNANLFKLVTEIKTPVKFFSIGRKGSQFLARTHRELVADFVVQDRTPFSEVKVAVEMMVQKYLAGEIDTVEVIYPRFRNTLVQEATLRPVLPLTSLSTFISQAQSEAGIEVQRDTRDMIFEPSATEVMEALIPFYINKHIYQLVLSARASEHSARMVAMKTAKDNANKLVGELSLEYNKARQAAITQEILEIAAAQFAA; from the coding sequence ATGGCTTCTACACGCGATATTCGCCGACGGATCAAATCCGTCAAAAACACCCGCCAGATCACCAAGGCGATGGAGCTCGTCGCTGCGTCCAAGATGAAGAAGGCGCAGCAGGCCGCTCTGGCCGGCCGCCCCTACATCCAGGTGATGTCCGAGATGCTGGCCGCGCTTTCCTCCCGTGTCACCGAGCTCAAGCATCCGTTCCTCGACGAACGCGAGGTTAAAACCCGTGGCATCCTTTTGGTTACCAGTGACAAGGGCCTGTGCGGTCCGCTCAACGCCAACCTGTTCAAGCTCGTCACCGAGATCAAAACCCCGGTGAAGTTTTTCTCCATTGGTCGCAAGGGCTCCCAGTTCCTTGCCCGCACCCACCGCGAGCTCGTTGCTGATTTCGTCGTCCAAGACCGCACCCCGTTTTCCGAGGTGAAGGTGGCCGTCGAGATGATGGTGCAGAAATACCTGGCCGGTGAAATCGACACCGTCGAGGTCATCTACCCGCGTTTCCGCAACACCTTGGTGCAGGAAGCCACGCTGCGTCCGGTGCTACCGTTGACCAGCTTGTCGACCTTCATTTCCCAGGCCCAGTCCGAAGCCGGTATCGAGGTTCAGCGCGACACCCGCGACATGATCTTCGAGCCTAGCGCCACGGAAGTCATGGAAGCGCTGATCCCCTTCTACATCAACAAGCACATTTACCAGCTGGTGCTCTCGGCCCGCGCCTCCGAGCACTCGGCCCGTATGGTGGCGATGAAGACCGCCAAGGATAACGCCAACAAACTCGTGGGCGAACTCAGCCTCGAGTACAACAAGGCCCGTCAGGCAGCGATCACCCAGGAAATCCTGGAAATCGCCGCCGCCCAGTTCGCCGCTTAA
- the atpD gene encoding F0F1 ATP synthase subunit beta, with protein MSNTGKIVQVIGPVVDVQFAENAIPPIYQALTVDFTVSGKQEKLTLEIQQHMGDGVARTIAMSSSEGLVRGMAVVDTGAPITVPVGDGILGRIFNVTGDPVDGKGPVVHTKRYPIHRAAPLLADQDTKAEILETGIKVIDLICPFIKGGKAGAFGGAGVGKTVVILELINNIAKAHGGYSVFAGVGERSREGNDLYHEMSEAGVIKQDNLSESKVALVYGQMNEPPGARMRVALSALAMTEYFRDEKNQDVLLFIDNIFRFSQAGSEVSALLGRSPSAVGYQPTLASEMGLLQERITSTKKGSITSVQAVYVPADDLTDPAPANTFAHLDSTIVLERSIAELGIYPAVDPLASVSKALEPSIVGEEHYKITRELQRVLQRYKDLQDIIAILGLDELSPEDKQTVYRARKIQRFLSQPFAVAEVFTGAPGKYVPVKETVRGFKMILSGELDHIPEGDFYMKGGIDEVLAASKK; from the coding sequence ATGAGCAACACCGGCAAAATCGTCCAAGTCATCGGCCCCGTCGTTGACGTCCAGTTCGCGGAAAACGCGATCCCCCCGATCTATCAGGCCCTGACCGTCGACTTCACCGTCTCCGGCAAACAGGAGAAACTGACTCTCGAAATCCAGCAGCACATGGGTGACGGCGTCGCCCGCACCATCGCCATGTCCTCCTCCGAGGGCTTGGTCCGCGGCATGGCCGTGGTTGATACCGGCGCGCCCATCACCGTTCCCGTTGGCGACGGCATTCTCGGCCGCATTTTCAACGTCACCGGCGACCCCGTTGATGGCAAAGGCCCAGTGGTTCACACCAAGCGTTACCCCATTCACCGCGCCGCTCCCTTGCTGGCCGATCAGGACACCAAGGCTGAGATCCTCGAAACCGGCATCAAGGTCATCGACCTGATCTGCCCGTTCATCAAGGGCGGTAAAGCCGGTGCGTTCGGTGGTGCAGGCGTCGGCAAGACGGTGGTTATCCTTGAGCTCATCAACAACATCGCCAAGGCCCACGGCGGTTACTCGGTGTTCGCCGGCGTCGGCGAGCGTTCACGTGAAGGTAACGACCTTTACCACGAAATGTCCGAGGCAGGCGTCATCAAGCAGGACAACCTGTCCGAGTCGAAGGTCGCCCTAGTGTACGGCCAGATGAATGAGCCGCCCGGTGCCCGTATGCGCGTGGCCCTCTCGGCCCTCGCCATGACCGAGTATTTCCGTGACGAGAAAAACCAGGACGTGTTGCTCTTCATCGACAACATCTTCCGTTTCTCCCAAGCCGGTTCCGAAGTGTCCGCGCTGCTCGGTCGCTCGCCTTCCGCGGTGGGTTACCAGCCGACGCTGGCCTCCGAAATGGGCCTCCTCCAGGAGCGCATCACCTCGACGAAGAAGGGTTCCATCACCTCCGTGCAGGCCGTTTACGTGCCCGCCGACGACTTGACCGACCCGGCCCCGGCGAACACCTTCGCCCACTTGGACTCCACCATCGTGTTGGAGCGCTCCATCGCCGAGCTCGGCATTTACCCCGCGGTCGATCCCCTCGCTTCCGTATCGAAGGCCCTCGAGCCCTCGATCGTTGGTGAAGAGCACTATAAGATCACCCGCGAACTCCAGCGCGTCCTTCAGCGCTACAAGGACTTGCAAGACATCATCGCGATTCTCGGTCTCGACGAGCTCTCGCCTGAGGACAAGCAGACCGTTTACCGCGCCCGTAAGATTCAGCGCTTCCTCTCGCAACCGTTCGCGGTGGCCGAGGTGTTCACCGGTGCGCCGGGTAAGTACGTTCCCGTCAAGGAGACCGTTCGCGGCTTCAAGATGATCCTCAGCGGCGAACTCGACCACATTCCTGAGGGCGATTTCTACATGAAGGGTGGCATC